One Pseudomonas brassicacearum genomic region harbors:
- a CDS encoding transporter substrate-binding domain-containing protein: MRFLPGLICLLPLLSPLAHAELIDDINDRGELRIALEANTAPFNFKEDGKLAGFEVELGQMLAGELDVQADFVVTDAGDLLSGVESGKYDVAINHIAMTPELAERFDTSAVYSQPDAQLLASKDETPRPLVMAQSFQPEEKSEPAPNLVIPFQKGNPAFKASLDNALARIKEDGRLERLSQKWLGKQD; the protein is encoded by the coding sequence ATGCGTTTTCTGCCTGGCCTGATCTGCCTGCTACCCCTCTTGAGCCCTCTGGCTCATGCCGAACTGATCGACGACATCAATGACCGTGGCGAACTGCGCATTGCCCTCGAGGCCAATACCGCTCCTTTCAATTTCAAGGAAGACGGCAAGCTCGCCGGCTTCGAAGTGGAACTGGGCCAAATGCTGGCCGGTGAACTCGATGTACAGGCCGATTTTGTGGTCACCGATGCTGGGGATCTGCTAAGCGGTGTCGAAAGCGGCAAGTACGATGTCGCCATCAACCACATAGCAATGACCCCGGAACTGGCGGAACGTTTCGACACCAGCGCCGTTTACAGCCAACCGGATGCACAATTGCTGGCGAGTAAGGATGAGACGCCACGTCCGCTGGTCATGGCGCAGTCTTTCCAACCGGAAGAAAAGAGCGAGCCGGCGCCGAACCTGGTGATTCCGTTCCAGAAGGGTAACCCGGCGTTCAAGGCCAGCCTGGATAACGCCCTGGCGCGGATCAAGGAGGATGGAAGACTGGAGCGGTTGTCGCAGAAGTGGTTGGGGAAGCAGGACTGA
- a CDS encoding MetQ/NlpA family ABC transporter substrate-binding protein gives MTTQLLTLPVKALALALGLFSSALFAADAPLKIGTTAAFAIPLEAAVEEAGKQGLKVELVEFSDWIAPNVSLASGDIDVNYFQHIPFLENAKAAAGFDLVPFAPGIINNVGLYSKKYKSFDELPEGATVAIANDPINSGRGLQLLAKAGLITLKPGVGYKATEDDIVANPKQLKILQVEAVQLVRAYEDADLVQGYPAYIRLAKTFDATSALLFDGLDHKEYVIQFVIQPKSQDDPRLIKFVDIYQHSPAVRAALDKAHGKLYQAGWEG, from the coding sequence ATGACCACGCAACTTCTAACCCTGCCAGTCAAAGCACTGGCCCTGGCCCTCGGCCTGTTCAGCTCGGCGCTGTTTGCCGCCGATGCACCGCTGAAAATCGGCACCACCGCCGCGTTCGCCATTCCCCTGGAGGCGGCCGTGGAAGAGGCCGGCAAGCAAGGCCTGAAGGTCGAGCTGGTGGAGTTCAGCGACTGGATCGCGCCGAACGTCAGCCTCGCTTCTGGCGATATCGACGTGAATTATTTCCAGCACATCCCCTTCCTGGAAAACGCCAAGGCCGCCGCCGGGTTCGATCTGGTGCCCTTTGCACCGGGGATCATCAACAACGTCGGCCTCTATTCGAAAAAATACAAAAGCTTCGACGAATTGCCCGAAGGCGCGACTGTCGCCATCGCCAACGACCCGATCAACAGCGGTCGTGGCCTGCAACTGCTGGCCAAGGCCGGGCTGATCACCCTCAAGCCAGGCGTGGGCTACAAGGCCACCGAAGACGACATCGTCGCCAACCCGAAGCAACTCAAGATCCTGCAGGTCGAAGCCGTGCAACTGGTGCGCGCCTATGAAGACGCCGACCTGGTGCAGGGCTACCCCGCCTACATACGCCTGGCCAAGACCTTCGATGCCACGTCTGCCCTGCTGTTCGATGGCCTCGATCACAAGGAATACGTGATCCAGTTCGTGATCCAGCCCAAGAGCCAGGACGATCCACGATTGATCAAGTTCGTCGACATCTACCAGCACTCGCCTGCCGTGCGCGCCGCCCTGGACAAGGCCCACGGCAAGCTCTATCAGGCCGGCTGGGAAGGTTGA
- a CDS encoding SfnB family sulfur acquisition oxidoreductase gives MTFSQHVAVITSDEQALIVASDLADDFKRDSALRDRERRLPHPELEAFSRSGLWGISVPKAYGGAGVSNVTLAKVIALIAQADGSLGQIPQNHYYALEVLRVNGSEAQKQRLYAEVLAGQRFGNALAELGTKTAHDRTTQLRRDGEGYRINGRKFYATGAIYAQRIPTSVVDENGVQQLAFVPRDSKGLTVIDDWSGFGQRTTGSGSVVFEDVYVSAEDIVPFQSAFERPTPVGPLAQILHAAIDTGIARAAYEDALHFVRSKTRPWIDATSDVATEDPHTLKSFGRLSIRLHAAEALLERAGEFLDQAQANPQADTVAAASIAVAEARAISTEIALAAGSTLFELAGSQATLAEHGLDRHWRNARVHTLHDPVRWKYHAVGNFYLNDEKPPLRGTI, from the coding sequence ATGACGTTTTCTCAACACGTCGCGGTGATCACCAGCGATGAACAAGCCCTGATCGTGGCCAGCGACCTGGCCGACGACTTCAAGCGCGACAGCGCCCTGCGCGACCGTGAGCGTCGCCTGCCACACCCGGAACTGGAGGCTTTTTCCCGCTCCGGCCTGTGGGGCATCAGCGTGCCCAAGGCCTATGGCGGCGCAGGCGTTTCCAACGTCACGCTGGCCAAGGTCATTGCGCTGATTGCTCAGGCCGACGGCTCCCTGGGACAGATACCGCAAAACCATTACTACGCCCTGGAAGTGCTGCGAGTGAACGGCAGCGAAGCGCAAAAGCAACGCCTGTACGCCGAAGTGCTGGCCGGCCAGCGGTTCGGCAATGCGCTGGCCGAACTGGGCACCAAGACCGCCCACGACCGCACGACCCAATTGCGCCGCGACGGCGAAGGCTATCGCATCAACGGCCGCAAGTTCTACGCCACGGGAGCGATCTACGCCCAGCGCATTCCTACGTCGGTGGTGGATGAAAACGGCGTGCAGCAACTGGCCTTCGTCCCTCGCGACAGCAAAGGCCTGACGGTCATCGACGACTGGAGCGGTTTCGGCCAGCGCACCACGGGCAGCGGTTCGGTGGTGTTCGAGGACGTCTATGTCTCTGCCGAAGACATCGTGCCGTTCCAGAGCGCCTTCGAACGCCCGACACCGGTGGGGCCGCTGGCGCAGATTCTTCACGCGGCCATCGACACCGGCATCGCCCGCGCCGCCTATGAAGACGCCCTGCACTTTGTCCGCAGCAAAACCCGGCCCTGGATCGACGCCACCAGCGACGTTGCCACCGAAGACCCGCACACCCTCAAAAGCTTCGGCCGACTGAGCATCCGCCTGCACGCCGCCGAAGCCCTGCTGGAACGCGCGGGCGAGTTTCTCGACCAGGCCCAGGCCAACCCGCAGGCCGACACGGTCGCCGCCGCCTCGATTGCCGTGGCCGAAGCCCGCGCCATCAGCACCGAGATTGCCCTCGCCGCCGGCAGCACCCTGTTCGAGTTGGCCGGCAGCCAGGCGACCCTGGCTGAACATGGCCTGGATCGCCACTGGCGCAATGCCCGGGTGCACACCCTGCATGACCCGGTGCGCTGGAAGTATCACGCGGTGGGTAACTTCTACCTCAACGATGAAAAGCCGCCGCTGCGGGGGACCATTTGA
- a CDS encoding LLM class flavin-dependent oxidoreductase: MAHSKKKILLNAFNMNCIGHINHGLWTHPQDTSTQYNTLEYWTALAQLLERGLFDGLFIADIVGVYDVYQQSVDVTLKESIQLPVNDPLLLVSAMAAVTNNLGFGLTANLTYEPPYLFARRMSTLDHLSRGRVGWNIVTGYLDSAAKAMGLTAQVEHDRRYDQADEYLQVLYKLWEGSWENDAVLNDRQQRIYAQPEKVHKVRHQGEFYQVEGYHLCEPSPQRTPVLFQAGSSERGLLFAGRHAECVFISGQNKPATKVQVDKVRTSAVEAGRNPEDIKVFMGLNVIVGETEAAAWAKHAEYLGYASAEAGVAHFSASTGIDFSAYELDEPIQYVKSNAIQSATKTLQNNDWTRRRLLEQHALGGRYITVVGSPEQVADELESWIAETGLDGFNLTRIVTPQSYVDFIDLVIPELQRRGSYKTEYDNGTLREKLFRAGAHLPGQHTGSTYRH, encoded by the coding sequence ATGGCCCACAGCAAGAAAAAAATTCTGCTCAACGCGTTCAACATGAACTGCATCGGGCATATCAATCATGGCTTGTGGACCCATCCCCAGGACACGTCGACCCAGTACAACACCCTCGAATACTGGACCGCCCTGGCGCAGCTGCTCGAGCGCGGGCTGTTCGACGGGCTGTTCATCGCCGATATCGTCGGCGTCTATGACGTGTACCAACAGTCGGTGGACGTCACTCTGAAAGAGTCGATCCAGCTGCCGGTCAACGACCCGTTGCTGCTGGTCTCGGCAATGGCCGCCGTCACGAACAACCTGGGCTTCGGCCTCACCGCCAACCTCACCTACGAACCGCCGTACCTGTTTGCCCGACGCATGAGCACCCTCGACCACCTGAGCCGCGGCCGGGTCGGCTGGAACATCGTCACCGGCTACCTGGACAGCGCCGCCAAAGCCATGGGCCTGACCGCACAAGTGGAGCATGACCGCCGCTACGACCAGGCCGACGAGTACCTGCAAGTGCTCTACAAACTCTGGGAAGGCAGCTGGGAAAACGACGCGGTGCTCAACGATCGCCAGCAGCGGATCTATGCGCAGCCAGAGAAAGTGCACAAGGTCCGGCACCAGGGCGAGTTCTATCAGGTCGAGGGTTATCACCTGTGCGAACCGTCGCCCCAGCGCACGCCGGTGTTGTTCCAGGCCGGCAGTTCGGAACGCGGCTTGTTGTTTGCCGGGCGACACGCCGAGTGCGTGTTCATCAGCGGTCAGAACAAACCAGCGACCAAGGTCCAGGTGGACAAGGTTCGCACCAGTGCCGTCGAGGCCGGGCGCAACCCGGAGGACATCAAGGTATTCATGGGCCTGAACGTGATCGTCGGCGAGACCGAAGCGGCCGCCTGGGCCAAGCATGCCGAGTACCTGGGCTACGCCAGCGCCGAGGCCGGGGTGGCACATTTTTCCGCATCGACGGGCATCGATTTTTCCGCCTACGAACTGGACGAGCCGATCCAGTACGTGAAAAGCAACGCCATCCAGTCCGCCACCAAGACCCTGCAGAACAACGATTGGACCCGGCGCAGATTATTGGAGCAACACGCCTTGGGTGGCCGCTACATCACGGTGGTCGGCTCGCCCGAACAGGTGGCCGACGAGCTGGAGTCGTGGATCGCCGAAACCGGCCTCGATGGCTTCAACCTGACCCGCATCGTGACGCCGCAAAGCTATGTGGACTTCATCGACCTGGTGATTCCCGAACTGCAGCGACGTGGTTCGTACAAGACCGAATACGACAACGGGACCCTGCGGGAAAAGCTGTTCCGCGCGGGGGCTCATCTACCTGGACAACACACCGGCTCAACCTACCGACACTGA
- a CDS encoding methionine ABC transporter permease, with amino-acid sequence MWFDRLLQGFIDTFLMVGVSSLIALLAGIPLAVILVTSGKGGIYEAPALNRALGAFVNLFRSIPFLILMVALIPFTRLIVGTTYGVWAAVVPLTIAATPFFARIAEVSLREVDHGLIEAAQAMGCRRWHIVWHVLLPEALPGIVGGFTITLVTMINSSAMAGAIGAGGLGDIAYRYGYQRFDSQIMLTVIVLLVALVAVIQLGGDRLARGLNKR; translated from the coding sequence ATGTGGTTTGATCGGTTATTGCAGGGTTTCATCGACACCTTCCTGATGGTCGGCGTGTCGTCGTTGATCGCGTTGCTGGCGGGCATTCCGCTGGCGGTGATTCTGGTCACCAGCGGCAAGGGCGGGATCTATGAAGCGCCCGCCCTGAATCGCGCCCTGGGCGCATTCGTGAACCTGTTTCGCTCGATCCCCTTCCTGATTCTGATGGTGGCGTTGATTCCGTTCACGCGGCTGATTGTCGGCACCACCTACGGCGTTTGGGCTGCGGTGGTCCCCCTGACCATCGCCGCCACACCGTTCTTCGCCCGCATCGCCGAAGTCAGCCTGCGGGAGGTCGACCACGGCCTGATCGAAGCGGCCCAGGCCATGGGGTGCCGGCGCTGGCACATCGTCTGGCACGTGCTGCTGCCCGAAGCACTGCCGGGCATCGTCGGCGGTTTTACCATCACGCTGGTGACCATGATCAACTCCTCGGCCATGGCCGGCGCGATCGGCGCCGGAGGCCTGGGGGACATCGCCTACCGGTATGGCTACCAGCGATTCGACAGCCAGATCATGCTCACGGTGATCGTGTTGCTGGTGGCGTTGGTGGCGGTGATTCAACTGGGTGGGGACCGATTGGCGCGGGGCTTGAACAAGCGTTAG
- the tcyL gene encoding cystine ABC transporter permease, with the protein MEAAFQLALDSAPFLLKGAYYTVILSLGGMFFGLLLGFGLALMRLSRFKLVSWIARIYVSFFRGTPLLVQLFVIYYGLPQLGIELDPLPAALIGFSLNMAAYACEILRAAISSIERGQWEAAASIGMTRAQTLRRAILPQAARTALPPLGNSFISLVKDTALAATIQVPELFRQAQLITARTFEIFTMYLAAALIYWVLATVLSHLQNVLEARVNQHDQES; encoded by the coding sequence ATGGAAGCAGCTTTTCAACTCGCGCTGGACTCCGCGCCCTTCCTGCTCAAGGGCGCGTACTACACGGTCATCCTCAGCCTGGGCGGCATGTTTTTCGGCTTGCTGCTGGGGTTCGGCCTGGCGCTGATGCGCCTGTCGCGCTTCAAACTGGTGAGCTGGATTGCCCGCATCTACGTGTCGTTCTTTCGTGGCACGCCGTTGCTGGTGCAGTTGTTCGTGATCTATTACGGGTTGCCGCAACTGGGCATCGAACTGGATCCGCTGCCAGCGGCGCTGATCGGTTTCTCGCTGAACATGGCCGCCTATGCGTGTGAAATCCTGCGGGCCGCCATCAGCTCCATCGAGCGCGGCCAGTGGGAAGCGGCGGCGAGTATCGGCATGACCCGCGCCCAGACCCTGCGCCGGGCCATCCTGCCGCAAGCCGCGCGCACAGCCCTGCCGCCGTTGGGCAACAGCTTCATTTCCCTGGTCAAGGACACCGCGCTGGCGGCAACCATCCAGGTCCCGGAGCTGTTCCGCCAGGCGCAGTTGATCACCGCGCGAACCTTCGAAATCTTCACCATGTACCTTGCCGCCGCGCTGATCTATTGGGTTCTTGCCACCGTGCTCTCGCACCTGCAGAACGTCCTGGAAGCCCGGGTCAATCAGCATGACCAGGAGTCCTGA
- a CDS encoding class I SAM-dependent methyltransferase: MKHTPDDLQTITATTLGHYNAVADSFREGTRDHDVSQNIDALLRHIQAKAPLHILDFGCGPGRDLRTFTAMGHIAVGLDGSAEFARMARQESGCEVWQQDFLKLDLPAERFDGIFANAVLFHIPVQELPRVLKQLHATLKPGGVLFSSNPRGENQEGWNGQRFGAYHDLAAWRALLGDAGFVELEHYYRPAGLPREQQPWLASVWRRP; the protein is encoded by the coding sequence ATGAAACACACCCCCGACGACCTGCAGACCATCACCGCCACGACCCTGGGCCATTACAACGCGGTCGCCGATAGCTTTCGCGAAGGCACCCGCGATCACGACGTCAGCCAGAACATCGACGCGTTACTGCGGCATATTCAGGCCAAGGCCCCCTTGCACATCCTGGACTTCGGCTGCGGCCCCGGACGAGACCTGCGAACGTTCACCGCCATGGGCCATATCGCGGTCGGCCTCGACGGCTCAGCGGAGTTTGCCCGGATGGCGCGCCAGGAAAGTGGGTGCGAAGTGTGGCAACAGGACTTTTTGAAACTCGACCTGCCGGCCGAACGTTTCGACGGGATCTTCGCCAACGCCGTACTGTTTCATATTCCGGTCCAGGAGCTGCCCCGGGTGCTGAAACAACTACACGCCACGCTCAAGCCCGGGGGCGTGCTGTTCAGCTCCAACCCTCGGGGCGAAAACCAGGAAGGCTGGAACGGCCAGCGCTTCGGCGCCTATCACGACCTCGCGGCCTGGCGAGCGCTACTCGGCGACGCAGGTTTTGTGGAGCTGGAGCATTACTACCGGCCGGCGGGGCTGCCGCGGGAGCAACAGCCTTGGTTGGCGAGTGTCTGGCGTAGACCTTGA
- a CDS encoding SfnB family sulfur acquisition oxidoreductase encodes MSDLAQAKLQSDLDIAPLLLPAQVLRNDAEAIKAAHELAQVARQQAARRDQQRKLPWSEIEQFTRTGLGSISIPREYGGPQVSFVTLADVFAIISAADPALGQIPQNQFGVLQLILGTGTERQKEILLQSVLEGWRIGNAGPERGTRNTLELKARISADGDGDGFVISGQKFYSTGALFAHWVAVKALNDQGRQVLAFVRRGTPGLRIVDDWSGFGQRTTASGTVLLNNVRVDAELVLANWRINETPNVQGAISQLIQAAIDAGIARGAIDDAITFVRERARPWIDAKVDRASDDLYVIADIGKLKIELHAAEALLRKAGRVLDQVSAAPITAQSAARASIAVAEAKVLTTEIALHASEKLFELAGSRATLAEFNLDRHWRNARVHTLHDPVRWKYHAVGAYHLNGTLPARHSWI; translated from the coding sequence ATGTCGGATTTGGCGCAAGCAAAGCTCCAGAGCGACCTGGACATCGCACCGCTGTTGTTGCCCGCACAGGTGCTGCGCAATGATGCCGAGGCGATCAAAGCCGCCCATGAACTGGCGCAGGTCGCCCGTCAGCAGGCCGCGCGGCGAGATCAACAGCGCAAACTGCCCTGGTCAGAGATCGAGCAGTTCACCCGTACAGGGCTCGGCAGCATCAGCATCCCCCGGGAATACGGCGGCCCGCAGGTTTCGTTCGTCACCCTTGCCGACGTGTTCGCGATCATCTCCGCTGCCGACCCGGCCCTTGGGCAGATTCCGCAGAACCAATTCGGTGTGCTCCAGCTGATTCTCGGCACAGGCACCGAACGGCAGAAAGAAATCCTTCTGCAGAGCGTGCTCGAAGGCTGGCGCATCGGCAACGCCGGGCCGGAACGAGGCACCCGCAATACCCTTGAACTCAAGGCACGGATCAGCGCTGACGGTGACGGTGACGGTTTTGTCATCAGCGGACAGAAGTTCTACTCCACCGGCGCGCTGTTCGCCCACTGGGTGGCAGTCAAGGCACTGAATGACCAGGGCCGCCAGGTATTGGCGTTCGTTCGCCGCGGCACTCCGGGGCTGCGCATCGTCGACGACTGGTCGGGCTTCGGCCAGCGCACCACGGCCAGCGGCACCGTGTTACTGAACAACGTGCGGGTCGACGCTGAACTGGTGTTGGCTAACTGGCGCATCAATGAGACGCCAAATGTACAGGGTGCGATCTCGCAATTGATCCAGGCCGCCATCGACGCGGGCATTGCCCGTGGCGCCATTGACGATGCCATCACCTTCGTTCGCGAACGCGCCCGGCCCTGGATCGACGCCAAGGTCGACCGCGCCAGTGACGACCTCTACGTGATTGCCGACATCGGCAAACTGAAAATCGAACTGCACGCCGCCGAAGCACTGTTGCGCAAAGCCGGACGAGTGCTGGACCAGGTCAGCGCCGCGCCGATCACCGCGCAATCGGCCGCCCGAGCCTCGATTGCGGTGGCCGAGGCCAAGGTGCTCACCACCGAGATCGCCCTGCACGCCAGCGAAAAGCTCTTCGAGCTGGCCGGCAGCCGCGCCACCCTCGCCGAATTCAATCTCGATCGCCACTGGCGCAACGCGCGGGTCCACACCCTGCACGACCCGGTGCGCTGGAAGTATCACGCGGTAGGCGCCTACCACCTGAACGGCACCTTACCGGCCCGACATTCCTGGATCTGA
- a CDS encoding DUF4399 domain-containing protein — protein sequence MKSFMSRAALAGLLLSTSLLATAATPAPKGAEVFIVSPADGATVAQEFKVKFGVKNIALAPAGDVTKNTGHHHLLIDVDKLPAKDAPIPNDANHMHFGKAQTETTIKLAPGKHTLQLELGDTGHMPFDPPIVSEKITVTVK from the coding sequence ATGAAAAGCTTTATGTCTCGTGCCGCGTTGGCCGGCCTGTTGCTGAGTACTTCGTTGCTGGCGACAGCCGCAACCCCCGCTCCCAAAGGCGCAGAGGTATTCATCGTTTCCCCGGCAGACGGCGCCACCGTTGCTCAGGAATTCAAGGTCAAGTTCGGCGTCAAGAACATCGCCCTGGCTCCGGCAGGTGATGTAACCAAAAATACCGGGCATCATCATCTGCTGATCGATGTCGACAAGCTTCCTGCCAAAGACGCACCCATTCCCAATGACGCCAACCATATGCATTTCGGCAAGGCGCAAACCGAGACCACCATCAAACTGGCGCCGGGCAAACATACCTTGCAGCTGGAACTGGGCGACACCGGCCATATGCCGTTCGATCCGCCGATCGTGTCCGAGAAGATCACCGTCACCGTGAAATAA
- a CDS encoding methionine ABC transporter ATP-binding protein — protein sequence MNAVNARLRDEAPAPQSAGHTELHPELNRAHVRFIGLGKTYSGSQGPVAALHGIDLAIQRGEVFGIIGRSGAGKSSLIRTINRLEQPTSGRVLIDQVNIGEFDEDRLVELRRRVGMIFQHFNLMSAKTVWQNVELPLKVAGVPKEQRQQKVRELLELVGLQGKHKAYPAQLSGGQKQRVGIARALVHDPQILLCDEATSALDPETTQSILGLLREINQRLGLTIVLITHEMAVIREVCDRVVVLEQGRIVEQGPVWEVFGNPQHEVSRTLLAPLQHAIPEELQGRLQVQPASADAATVLRLQFTGIGRDEPDLAALFNALGGRVRLLHGGIERIQGHGLGQLLLAVSGSSWGAEELRQRAGNWAQRVEVLGYVV from the coding sequence ATGAACGCCGTCAACGCTCGACTCAGAGATGAAGCCCCCGCGCCCCAGAGCGCCGGACACACCGAACTGCATCCGGAGCTGAACCGTGCCCATGTGCGGTTTATCGGCCTGGGCAAGACTTACAGCGGCAGCCAAGGCCCGGTGGCTGCGCTGCACGGCATTGACCTGGCGATCCAGCGCGGCGAGGTGTTCGGCATCATCGGCCGCAGCGGCGCCGGCAAGTCATCGCTGATCCGCACCATCAACCGTCTGGAACAACCCACCAGCGGACGGGTGCTGATCGATCAGGTGAACATCGGCGAGTTCGATGAAGACCGCCTGGTGGAACTGCGTCGGCGCGTCGGCATGATCTTCCAGCACTTCAACCTGATGTCGGCCAAGACCGTGTGGCAGAACGTCGAGCTGCCACTCAAAGTCGCCGGCGTGCCCAAGGAACAACGCCAGCAGAAAGTTCGCGAGCTGTTGGAGCTGGTGGGCTTGCAAGGCAAGCACAAGGCCTACCCGGCGCAGCTCTCGGGCGGGCAGAAGCAGCGCGTCGGGATCGCCCGGGCGCTGGTGCATGATCCGCAGATTCTGTTGTGCGACGAGGCCACCTCGGCCCTGGACCCGGAGACCACCCAGTCGATCCTCGGTCTGCTGCGTGAGATCAATCAGCGACTGGGCCTGACCATCGTACTGATCACCCACGAGATGGCAGTGATCCGCGAAGTGTGCGACCGGGTGGTGGTGCTCGAGCAAGGGCGGATCGTCGAGCAGGGGCCCGTCTGGGAAGTGTTCGGCAATCCGCAACACGAAGTCAGCCGAACGCTGCTGGCCCCGCTGCAACACGCCATACCGGAAGAACTGCAAGGCCGCCTGCAGGTGCAACCCGCATCGGCGGATGCGGCCACCGTGCTGCGCCTGCAATTCACCGGTATCGGGCGGGACGAGCCGGACCTCGCAGCCTTGTTCAACGCCCTCGGTGGTCGGGTGCGGCTGCTGCACGGTGGCATCGAACGGATTCAGGGCCACGGGCTAGGGCAATTGCTGCTGGCGGTGAGTGGCTCGTCATGGGGTGCCGAGGAACTGCGCCAACGTGCGGGCAATTGGGCGCAACGGGTGGAGGTGCTGGGTTATGTGGTTTGA
- the tcyN gene encoding L-cystine ABC transporter ATP-binding protein TcyN: protein MIVVEKLTKQFKGQVVLNGIDLKIEEGEVVAIIGPSGSGKTTFLRCLNFLEEPSSGRIKVGDIEIDGSRPLNQQQGLVRRLRQQVGFVFQNFNLFPHRTALENVIEGPLVVKKIPRADAEALGRKLLAKVGLSGKEDAYPRRLSGGQQQRVAIARALAMEPAVILFDEPTSALDPELVGEVLATIRGLAEEKRTMVIVTHEMGFARDVANRVVFFDKGVIVEQGEAKALFAAPKEERTRQFLSKFLSAGHGTQ, encoded by the coding sequence ATGATTGTCGTGGAAAAACTGACAAAGCAGTTCAAGGGTCAGGTGGTGCTCAACGGCATCGACCTGAAGATCGAAGAAGGCGAAGTGGTTGCGATCATCGGCCCCAGCGGTTCGGGCAAGACCACCTTCCTGCGCTGCCTGAACTTCCTCGAAGAACCCAGTAGTGGCCGGATCAAGGTCGGCGACATCGAAATCGATGGCAGCCGCCCGCTGAATCAGCAACAGGGCCTGGTGCGCCGCCTGCGTCAGCAGGTCGGTTTCGTGTTCCAGAACTTCAATCTGTTTCCCCATCGCACCGCGCTGGAGAACGTGATCGAAGGTCCGTTGGTGGTGAAAAAGATTCCACGTGCCGACGCCGAAGCCCTGGGCCGCAAACTGTTGGCCAAGGTAGGCCTCTCTGGCAAGGAAGACGCCTACCCACGGCGCCTCTCCGGCGGCCAGCAGCAGCGCGTGGCGATTGCCCGGGCGCTGGCGATGGAACCTGCGGTGATCCTGTTCGACGAGCCAACCTCGGCCCTCGATCCGGAATTGGTCGGCGAAGTCCTGGCGACCATTCGCGGCCTGGCCGAAGAGAAACGCACCATGGTCATCGTGACCCACGAAATGGGCTTCGCCCGGGATGTGGCCAATCGCGTGGTGTTTTTCGACAAAGGCGTAATCGTCGAGCAAGGCGAAGCCAAGGCTTTGTTTGCAGCCCCCAAGGAAGAACGCACTCGACAGTTCCTCAGCAAGTTCCTCTCGGCCGGACACGGCACCCAGTAA
- the tcyJ gene encoding cystine ABC transporter substrate-binding protein encodes MNFSALRRNLLVGSLGLALSAGLLGQAVAGEQLQKIKDAGEIKIGLEGTYPPFSFVDDSGKLTGFEVEFSEALAKELGVKVKLQTTPWAGILAALESKRLDAVVNQVTISEERKKKYDFSEPYTISGIQALVLTKKADELNIKKAADLDGKKVGVGLGTNYEQWVKAEVPGAQVKTYDDDPTKFQDLRVGRIDTILIDRLAALEYAKKAKDTTVTSEAFSRQEAGIALRKGEPELLDAVNKAIDKLRADGTLKKLSEKYFSADVTK; translated from the coding sequence ATGAATTTTTCCGCATTACGTCGCAACCTGTTGGTAGGTTCGCTAGGCCTGGCATTAAGCGCCGGCCTGTTGGGGCAAGCGGTTGCCGGTGAGCAGCTGCAAAAAATCAAGGATGCCGGTGAAATCAAGATCGGCTTGGAAGGTACTTACCCACCGTTCAGCTTTGTTGACGACAGCGGCAAACTGACCGGCTTCGAAGTGGAGTTCTCCGAAGCCCTGGCCAAGGAACTGGGTGTGAAGGTCAAACTGCAGACGACCCCATGGGCCGGCATCCTCGCAGCGTTGGAATCCAAGCGTCTGGACGCAGTGGTCAACCAGGTGACGATCTCCGAGGAGCGTAAGAAAAAATACGACTTCTCCGAGCCGTACACCATTTCCGGGATCCAAGCGCTGGTACTGACCAAGAAAGCCGACGAGCTGAACATCAAGAAGGCCGCTGACCTGGACGGTAAAAAAGTCGGCGTGGGCTTGGGTACCAACTACGAACAGTGGGTCAAGGCAGAAGTACCGGGCGCCCAAGTCAAAACCTACGATGACGATCCAACCAAGTTCCAGGACCTGCGTGTCGGCCGTATCGATACCATCCTGATCGACCGTCTGGCCGCGCTGGAATACGCCAAGAAAGCCAAGGACACCACCGTCACCAGCGAAGCGTTCTCTCGCCAGGAAGCCGGTATTGCCCTGCGCAAAGGCGAGCCTGAACTGCTGGACGCGGTGAACAAGGCCATCGACAAACTTCGCGCCGACGGCACGCTGAAAAAGCTATCGGAAAAATACTTCAGCGCTGACGTTACAAAATAA